AAATGTCAATTACTATATCCAGATCAATGGGTTTTCTCCgttttttctcttctttctttcttcttggcTTACTAACTTTGAAAAACCCTGCTACACAAgtatttcaaataataaataataaatatattacAAGAATGCTTTAATTATACAATTGGCAAGAATTGGCCAATAACAATCATGGGAATGTCAAAAATATCTCGTTTGATGGTGAAAACACAGGTGAATTTAATTAGGTTACTGCTTTTGGttttcatttgaattgCTGTTTGAATTACTGACTTCAAATTACCCACAGCAATATTAGCAAAAAGATTGAAATAATCGACAATACTATTGTCGTCcattaattcaaaaataaatcttctttCCTTTAGCAAATCAAACAGCAGGTGCTCCAAAAGAAGTGCCATGTCTTCAGTAATACTAATGATTTCTCCCGTCCTCCTCCACATGATGGTTGGTGATGAGTTCAATTCTGCCAATTTCTTGTAGTCCAAAAGAGACCGTTGTAACGTCATCTCTAGCATGAGAAGATCCTCTTGGATCAAGTCACGGTGAGCGGCAATAAATGTGGGACGGTAACTGgctatcaatttcaaaataattaatagTTTAGATCgtttttcttgtttctcCTCTGGCGATAGATCATTCCCACCAAATATCACTTTGAGCAACTTGGTAAGTGCGTGATAACTTAAAGGGTAATAAAAATTCTTAAGTTCCTTGCTGTAGAGATCACTTGCTGTCTTGTATAGATTGTTTGTAATAGATGGTGGAACGTAATCTGTTGTGAACTTGGTGTTGTAGTTGATAATTGGGTTCCCTGGTCCCTCTTCAGTCTTTCCTGTTATATTGTTGGTCATTTTGTCGTCATAGTAATcggtgttgttgttattatcatGGGGAGCCAAATCTGCAGTAAATCCTAAAGATATAAACGGTCTTGAATCCTTTAGTTTCTGTACCACCTTTCTTTTCGGTTGATTAAAGTCCTCAAAGTTGATGTTCAGTATGTATCCAAAACTTGAAGGTGACAAggtgttggtgttgttcTCAGAAGTGCTCGTGTTTGATGGCGACGGGCTAGCTTGTTTCGATTGCAAAATGATATCTCCCAACATCATATATTCTTCgttcaaataatttgattgaaattgttgtcCGTTGGAAAGATGGCCAGACAGTGTGTGTGCCATCCCTAGCAAGTGGTCGCCATTGCTGTTGTTAGCACTCAACATAGATTCGGTTTCGTAGTTATCATTCAAAAGCTTATTCAAAACGTCGGTTGTAGTATTTGAAACGGTGTTTGTATGAAACAGTAGTGGATCAGGTGTGATCAAGTTTTGTGTCGTCAAAGTAATGTTGGTTTCCGGTGCTTCACTGCTAATCATATGTGAGCTATCGAATAATGGGGGGACTTCAAGTATGTCACTGATTGGTTGGTCATTTGGCGGAATCTCAATCGCACTATGTTGTGTTGTAGGCAACGCATCCACAGAAGACGACATAGGTGGTGGGAAATGATTTGAAGACTCCACCGGAGTTGTCAATTCTGACTTGACGGAATCCATTGGGGACACTGATGTTGACACTGGACCAgtttttagtttctttCTTGGTGTGGACTGTTTATTCGAAACTGCTCCTGGCACACTTTCACCAGTTAGATATTTCACTCGTTTTCGTACAATATCTTGACACCCATGAgcaatatttcttttcacaCAATTCTTGCAAGGTCGTTCGTTTGAACACTGTAGATGTTTTTGATGGCAGAACACACACGCCCTCACTGCCGGCTTTcgatttttcttttcttgtgGAGTTAACTTTTTAGTCATTATAAAAGAAAACGGGTGGGGGGGGCCAAAGGGAGTATGGTTTCAATACAATTCGGAATGGAAATAGGTGGATGGGTAAGAAAATGAATGCCAAATGAGatccaatttatcaaatattccCACAAATGTTGATTAAAAGGTTGCCCAGAACTAAAAGTAAAtaagaaaggaaaaagaaagaaaaaaaaaatttcttgatctGTGTTTTCTTGCAAgtttatatatacatatgTATAATCCTATGCAACAAGTGGTTTAGGATGGGTGACCCTTACTACTATTTGATCGGACTTTTTTGTTGGGTTTGGACAAAAATCTGCAAAAGCgaagaaaattttgatgatgaaattgtaataaaataatatttgaaaaaaaaaaagtagaaCAAGAAGTAGAATTACAACTTGAATAagaatttaatgaatttgtttAGGTTAAAAAAGTGGTGAAAGTAATACAAAATTAACTTACATATTacattaaaaaaaaacaaagagagagagagtggaagaagaagaagatgaagattccaacagaaaaaataaaaataaaatttaagaattaaaataaaGTATGGGGAAGCGAGTCGTGGGATTTgggtgaaaaaaaaaaaataaagaaaataaatcaataaaagCAAAATAGAAGAAGCCAATCCTTCAATAACAAGCTTATTATAATATACGCACACATGCATGAACACACTCCTATACCCTTGTTCTTGATATCCAACTGCATTACTAAAGTTTTGAATGGTGTTTGAATGTGTGtcaatttgtaaattggTTCTTTTCTGTCTCTACATTGATTCTTCTTACTGTCGTATCGGGATTTCTaggatgaagaaaaaaaagagcaAAATGTAGACACAGACGTGCTCCTAAAATATCCGGGATGGTGAGCTTAGACATTCCGCTACCAATCCTCAGTTGCCAAAACGTCTATCTTTCAATCACCACTATCGCCACTCCTTATGTTGCACAAAGTAGACATGGAAGCAGAAAAATtccaatcaaatcaatgtCGTGTTTTTAAATTTAGGTTCCTGTTAAATTAAGCAACTATTTTCAAGTTGACGAAACggtttctttttcagaAATTAATTGGATTTCTAGAATGGATTTCAGCTGATATTATATAACGTGTATCGTTTCGTTGTCAAGCAGAATAATGTAGATTTGACTGATTTGGATGGTCTTCCTTAATcgatttctttatttttttctatttttttattattattgttgttgagatGAAACTGAATTCCAAGAACCTGTTGTCAATTCTATGTTTTTTTGGTCCCTATAAATCACTCGATTGAAAATGTTGTAGAAGAACTTTTCTTGGCAATGAAAGAGGGTTTCGTACTTTGCTTGACTGTGTTTTCAAAAGGGTCAACCTTGTAGACTCtgtttaaaaataattttgtaaGACTTTGGTCAAAAATATTTCCCCAAAAAActgttttttcttctcttttatGTAAAAATATCTATCAAACTGGTAGAATTTTTGCTATTAATTATGCATTATATTTCACTTGTATTGTACTATTCAATCAGAAACTCTTTATAAAAGTCagttttgaaacaaatcaaGAACTAATTTGTGAATGTCCCCACCCAATTTGTTCCCCTAAATGTGTAAAACTCATTGAAGGGTCATCCCCAC
This genomic stretch from Candida albicans SC5314 chromosome 1, complete sequence harbors:
- the ZCF23 gene encoding Zcf23p (Predicted Zn(II)2Cys6 transcription factor; ortholog of S. cerevisiae Gsm1; flow model biofilm induced), producing the protein MTKKLTPQEKKNRKPAVRACVFCHQKHLQCSNERPCKNCVKRNIAHGCQDIVRKRVKYLTGESVPGAVSNKQSTPRKKLKTGPVSTSVSPMDSVKSELTTPVESSNHFPPPMSSSVDALPTTQHSAIEIPPNDQPISDILEVPPLFDSSHMISSEAPETNITLTTQNLITPDPLSFHTNTVSNTTTDVLNKLLNDNYETESMLSANNSNGDHLLGMAHTSSGHLSNGQQFQSNYLNEEYMMLGDIILQSKQASPSPSNTSTSENNTNTLSPSSFGYISNINFEDFNQPKRKVVQKLKDSRPFISLGFTADLAPHDNNNNTDYYDDKMTNNITGKTEEGPGNPIINYNTKFTTDYVPPSITNNLYKTASDLYSKELKNFYYPLSYHALTKLLKVIFGGNDLSPEEKQEKRSKLLIILKLIASYRPTFIAAHRDLIQEDLLMLEMTLQRSLLDYKKLAELNSSPTIMWRRTGEIISITEDMALLLEHSSFDLLKERRFIFELMDDNSIVDYFNLFANIAVGNLKSVIQTAIQMKTKSSNLIKFTCVFTIKRDIFDIPMIVIGQFLPIV